From a region of the uncultured Draconibacterium sp. genome:
- a CDS encoding L-fucose isomerase, translating to MANRLIGDLPKVGIRPVIDGRENGVRESLEVQVMELAKAAAAFIESNLRFPSGEKVECVIADTCIGGVAEAAMCASKFKKEGVGVSLTVTPCWCYGTEVMDTDPLLPKAVWGFNGTERPGAVYLAAALAGYTQKGLPTFGIYGRDVQDAGDTSIPADVQEKLLRFVKSALAVAQMKGKSYLSIGYSSMGIAGSMVDSNFFQDYLGIRTEFVESVEILRRIDEGIYDEEEYQKALAWTKANCKEGEDPNAPENQADDARKQVEWETVVKMTLICRDMMIGNQKLIDKGYREEGLGRNAICGGFQGQRQWTDYKPNADFTEAILNSSFDWNGIREAFVFATENDSLNAVPMLFGHLLTNTAQIFSDVRTYWSPDAVKRVTGKELSGLAEGGIIHLINSGSTTLDATAQQRNTEGEPAMKPFWEITEEEAQKCLDNTKWPQAERGYFRGGGYSSQFKTEGEMPVTMSRVNLVKGIGPVLQIAEGWTVELPDEIHTVLDVRTNPTWPTTWFVPKTTGQGAFKDVYSVMANWGANHGAISYGHIGADLITLASMLRIPVSMHNVSEDNIFRPSAWASFGEEKEGSDYRACENYGALYGIK from the coding sequence ATGGCAAACAGACTTATAGGTGACTTACCCAAAGTAGGTATCCGTCCGGTAATTGACGGGCGAGAAAATGGTGTTCGCGAATCGCTTGAAGTTCAGGTAATGGAATTAGCAAAAGCTGCAGCTGCTTTTATTGAAAGCAACCTGCGCTTTCCAAGTGGCGAAAAGGTAGAATGTGTGATTGCAGATACATGTATTGGTGGTGTTGCTGAAGCTGCAATGTGTGCCAGTAAATTTAAAAAAGAAGGGGTTGGAGTTTCATTAACTGTAACACCTTGCTGGTGCTATGGAACCGAAGTAATGGATACTGATCCGCTGCTTCCAAAAGCAGTGTGGGGATTTAATGGGACGGAGCGTCCGGGAGCAGTTTATTTGGCTGCTGCATTAGCCGGATATACACAAAAAGGTCTTCCAACTTTTGGAATCTACGGACGCGATGTACAGGATGCAGGAGATACAAGTATTCCTGCTGATGTTCAGGAAAAATTATTACGCTTTGTTAAGTCTGCGCTTGCAGTGGCACAAATGAAAGGTAAATCATACCTTTCAATTGGATATAGCTCTATGGGTATTGCCGGTTCAATGGTTGATTCTAACTTTTTTCAGGATTACCTTGGAATTCGCACCGAATTTGTTGAGTCAGTAGAAATTCTGCGAAGAATAGATGAGGGGATTTATGATGAGGAAGAGTATCAGAAAGCCCTGGCATGGACCAAAGCAAACTGTAAAGAAGGAGAAGATCCGAATGCTCCTGAAAATCAGGCTGATGATGCAAGAAAGCAAGTAGAGTGGGAAACCGTTGTGAAAATGACATTGATTTGCCGTGATATGATGATCGGTAATCAAAAACTAATCGACAAAGGTTATCGTGAAGAAGGTTTAGGCAGAAACGCCATTTGTGGTGGTTTTCAAGGTCAAAGACAATGGACCGATTACAAACCTAATGCCGATTTTACTGAAGCTATTCTTAATTCATCCTTCGACTGGAATGGAATTCGTGAGGCATTTGTTTTTGCAACAGAGAATGACAGTTTAAATGCAGTGCCAATGTTGTTTGGGCATTTGTTAACAAATACAGCTCAAATTTTCTCGGATGTTAGAACATACTGGAGTCCCGATGCCGTTAAAAGAGTTACAGGAAAAGAGCTTAGCGGATTGGCTGAAGGAGGTATTATTCACTTAATTAATTCCGGATCAACTACGCTCGATGCAACGGCACAACAACGCAATACCGAAGGCGAACCTGCTATGAAGCCTTTCTGGGAAATTACAGAAGAAGAAGCTCAAAAATGTTTGGATAATACAAAATGGCCACAGGCAGAGCGTGGCTATTTCCGTGGAGGAGGCTATTCATCGCAGTTTAAAACCGAGGGTGAAATGCCAGTTACCATGTCGCGCGTAAATCTTGTTAAAGGAATAGGGCCGGTATTGCAAATTGCCGAGGGCTGGACCGTTGAACTTCCCGATGAAATTCACACTGTACTTGATGTACGTACCAATCCGACCTGGCCAACTACCTGGTTTGTTCCAAAAACCACAGGGCAGGGTGCTTTTAAAGATGTTTATTCAGTAATGGCCAACTGGGGAGCAAATCATGGTGCAATAAGCTACGGACACATTGGAGCCGATTTAATCACTTTAGCATCCATGTTACGCATTCCGGTTAGCATGCACAATGTTTCGGAAGATAACATTTTCCGTCCAAGTGCATGGGCTTCTTTTGGTGAAGAAAAAGAGGGCTCAGATTATAGAGCGTGCGAAAATTACGGCGCATTATATGGTATAAAATAA
- a CDS encoding acetate kinase: MNILVVNAGSSSIKYQLIDMKTEKPLSSGLVERIGLDSGAIKHQIFVGGKQKKITEEHPIPNHAVGLKRVAELLTDKEIGVIAEPSEIEVVGHRLVHGGETFSKTVVINEDVKAKVKELSALAPLHNPANLTGVEVAEKVFPNAKQVGVFDTAFHQTMPEEAYRYAIPEALYRDFGIRKYGFHGTSHKYVSKKAARYLEKKDAKIITIHLGNGASIAAVDAGVCIDTSMGIGPLNGLIMGTRSGSIDPSIIFYLVEQKGFTVEEVNAILNQKSGMLGLTGESDMRDVEELYFKGNKKARLAYEMYAYRIKHFIGSYVAAMNGLDALVFTAGIGENDKLVRSLVCKKMEYFGIHIDEERNLVRSKDIREINTARSKTKVLVIPTNEELEIAKQSYEVIR; encoded by the coding sequence ATGAATATACTAGTTGTAAATGCAGGGAGTTCATCAATTAAGTATCAATTAATTGATATGAAGACTGAGAAACCGCTTTCAAGTGGATTAGTGGAACGGATTGGATTGGATAGTGGAGCAATTAAACATCAAATTTTTGTTGGCGGTAAGCAAAAGAAAATTACTGAGGAGCATCCAATACCCAATCATGCAGTGGGATTAAAACGGGTTGCAGAATTGCTTACAGATAAAGAGATTGGAGTTATTGCTGAACCTTCAGAAATAGAGGTGGTTGGACATCGGTTAGTACATGGTGGAGAAACTTTTTCCAAAACTGTTGTGATTAATGAAGATGTTAAAGCAAAAGTTAAAGAACTTTCTGCTTTGGCTCCCCTTCATAATCCGGCTAACTTAACAGGTGTTGAAGTGGCAGAAAAGGTTTTTCCAAATGCTAAACAGGTAGGTGTTTTCGATACCGCTTTTCATCAAACTATGCCAGAGGAAGCTTATCGTTATGCAATTCCGGAGGCTTTATACAGAGACTTTGGGATACGGAAATACGGTTTTCATGGAACTTCTCATAAATACGTTTCGAAAAAAGCGGCCAGGTATCTCGAGAAAAAAGATGCAAAAATTATTACTATACATTTAGGAAATGGAGCCTCAATTGCAGCTGTTGATGCCGGTGTTTGTATTGATACATCTATGGGAATAGGGCCATTAAATGGCCTTATTATGGGAACACGATCTGGAAGTATTGATCCTTCAATAATTTTTTATCTGGTAGAACAAAAAGGTTTTACAGTTGAAGAAGTAAATGCAATATTAAATCAAAAAAGTGGAATGTTGGGATTAACCGGGGAAAGCGATATGCGTGATGTTGAAGAACTTTATTTCAAGGGTAATAAAAAAGCCAGACTAGCCTATGAAATGTACGCATACCGAATTAAACATTTTATTGGAAGTTATGTTGCAGCGATGAATGGTTTGGATGCCTTGGTTTTTACTGCTGGAATCGGAGAAAACGACAAACTTGTTCGTAGTTTGGTTTGCAAAAAGATGGAATACTTTGGTATTCACATTGATGAAGAAAGAAATTTGGTTCGTAGCAAGGATATCAGGGAGATCAATACTGCTCGTTCAAAAACTAAAGTACTTGTAATCCCAACCAATGAAGAACTGGAAATTGCAAAACAGTCTTATGAGGTGATTCGATAG
- a CDS encoding alkaline phosphatase D family protein, with protein MRKITKKLFVSLEFVCVQSLFLLVLLLTPKSYGQSKDTVQPRYQVTLPEAHVGNLEIDKKLLDSYELLPTNVRQFYFDARTVFADNPDAGFDHPKILESAQKHAIEFLGHPMLGNLKSDGVTVWLRPATSGPFLLLVKNKNGIREKVIQIKAGQPGVAQKVVVDELAPGQNYSYEILSQKQVLATGYFTTAPGKRSRGEFRLVFGSCFHKIGLHNPNLTKQILNRKPHGMLLLGDIAVDDRENNINMHRSDYLLRDQSKAWQQLVANVPVYTSWDDHDYLNNDLSGVPENFTDADRQALREVWLENWNNPENPGEGIYFNAVIGPVEVIMLDTRSCRDISKRGEYGAYIGQAQLDWLKTTLKNSDAPYKVITSGTMWSDYVSNGKDSWGTWDAGAREEIFSFIERNQISGVLLLSGDRHGARSFTIPRKNGHLFYEFEVATLGGVPGPDAMAPNAENQLFGYEGDRFIAFGEFTFNTSGEQPTLVFRLINQYGQILEEIPLLYDMLTPPGD; from the coding sequence ATGAGAAAAATCACCAAAAAATTGTTTGTGAGCTTAGAGTTTGTTTGCGTTCAAAGCTTGTTCTTATTAGTGCTATTACTGACACCCAAAAGTTATGGTCAAAGTAAGGATACTGTCCAACCTCGTTACCAGGTAACGCTGCCCGAAGCACATGTTGGAAATTTGGAAATAGATAAGAAACTACTGGATAGCTACGAGCTGCTGCCAACGAATGTCCGACAGTTTTATTTCGATGCCAGGACTGTTTTTGCTGATAACCCAGATGCTGGTTTTGATCATCCCAAGATTCTCGAATCGGCACAGAAACATGCGATCGAATTTCTGGGACATCCGATGCTGGGTAACTTAAAATCAGACGGTGTTACGGTTTGGTTACGTCCGGCAACATCAGGTCCGTTCCTTCTCCTGGTAAAAAACAAAAACGGAATAAGAGAGAAAGTGATCCAGATTAAAGCGGGACAGCCAGGTGTGGCTCAAAAAGTAGTTGTTGATGAATTGGCACCTGGTCAAAACTACAGTTACGAGATTTTATCCCAAAAGCAAGTACTTGCAACCGGATATTTTACTACGGCTCCTGGAAAAAGAAGTCGGGGAGAATTCAGGTTAGTTTTTGGTTCATGTTTTCATAAAATTGGCTTACACAATCCCAACCTTACGAAGCAAATCCTTAACAGGAAGCCTCACGGTATGCTTTTGTTGGGCGACATTGCTGTTGATGACAGGGAAAACAACATCAACATGCACCGGTCTGACTATCTGCTTCGGGATCAGTCGAAAGCCTGGCAACAGCTTGTGGCAAATGTGCCGGTATATACTTCGTGGGATGATCATGATTATTTAAACAACGACCTGAGTGGCGTACCCGAAAATTTTACCGATGCTGACAGACAAGCACTTCGTGAGGTGTGGTTAGAAAATTGGAACAATCCTGAGAATCCAGGGGAAGGGATCTACTTTAATGCTGTAATCGGCCCGGTTGAGGTTATCATGTTAGACACCAGATCGTGCCGCGATATCTCAAAACGCGGAGAGTACGGTGCGTATATTGGCCAAGCGCAACTAGATTGGTTGAAAACTACTTTAAAGAATTCAGACGCGCCTTATAAAGTTATTACCAGTGGCACCATGTGGAGCGACTATGTTTCAAATGGAAAGGATTCCTGGGGGACATGGGATGCCGGTGCAAGGGAAGAAATTTTCTCGTTTATTGAACGAAATCAAATTTCCGGAGTGCTATTGCTTAGTGGTGATCGACATGGAGCCAGATCATTTACCATTCCGCGAAAAAATGGGCATCTATTTTATGAATTTGAAGTTGCTACCTTGGGAGGAGTCCCAGGACCGGATGCCATGGCTCCTAATGCTGAGAACCAATTGTTTGGTTATGAAGGTGACAGGTTTATTGCCTTCGGAGAATTTACTTTTAATACTTCAGGGGAACAGCCGACACTTGTTTTCAGGTTAATCAATCAATATGGTCAAATTCTGGAAGAGATCCCATTGTTATATGATATGTTGACACCTCCTGGTGATTAG
- a CDS encoding hotdog domain-containing protein produces MRQLSLKGRTFPTDLNHAGTAFGGWVMSKMDKAASIQIEEVISSPAVTVSVSNLNFIKPIHNGDVFMVYTKVDRIGNASIDIGVELIVRSREDLSEYKVTQGVFTFVAVDDKGKPVQIRSVLRSYVAPYIMEMLGDK; encoded by the coding sequence ATGAGACAACTCTCTCTGAAAGGAAGAACATTCCCTACAGATCTTAACCATGCCGGCACTGCATTTGGTGGTTGGGTAATGTCTAAAATGGATAAAGCCGCTTCAATTCAGATAGAAGAAGTGATAAGCTCTCCGGCTGTAACTGTTTCGGTTAGTAATCTTAATTTCATAAAACCGATTCACAATGGAGATGTATTTATGGTTTACACAAAGGTTGACAGGATAGGAAACGCATCCATTGATATAGGTGTTGAGTTAATTGTTCGTTCAAGAGAGGATCTTAGTGAATACAAAGTTACGCAAGGAGTTTTTACTTTTGTAGCAGTTGATGACAAAGGGAAACCGGTGCAAATTAGAAGTGTGTTAAGAAGCTATGTTGCTCCATACATTATGGAGATGTTAGGAGATAAATAA
- a CDS encoding amidohydrolase family protein yields the protein MNKSFEIFDAHAHIIYGINGIKRGQKTATAKYGRILWKNEEINFLPPFFHDTQFTAETLIENMDFCGVSKAVLLQNPVIGILNDEIHLAIEKYPDRFIGTIQVDPMKKDACDIIQKYASEKQNTLKLEISEEWGWSGNYPGFSLVGEEMMVVWETVAKLGLRVIIDTGDIFNNGYQVENLRSIAERFTETKMLIEHLGFYRNDIDERAMGRRNEMLQLGKELENVYFGFSSTAAFINDDYPCPKALKLLQQAVEIVGAKKILWGSDIPSTLKKYTYQQLVDVVAKDAGFLSEKEKYAILNDNAETFFSG from the coding sequence ATGAACAAATCTTTTGAAATATTCGATGCCCACGCCCATATTATTTATGGCATAAACGGGATCAAGCGAGGCCAAAAAACAGCCACTGCAAAATATGGTAGAATATTGTGGAAGAATGAAGAAATTAATTTCTTACCTCCATTTTTTCATGATACCCAGTTTACTGCAGAAACGCTCATTGAAAACATGGACTTTTGCGGTGTCTCGAAGGCCGTATTGTTACAGAATCCGGTGATCGGGATATTGAACGACGAAATTCATCTGGCTATTGAGAAGTATCCTGATCGGTTTATAGGGACCATCCAGGTTGATCCTATGAAAAAGGATGCCTGCGATATTATACAAAAGTATGCCTCAGAAAAACAAAATACACTAAAACTTGAAATAAGCGAAGAGTGGGGTTGGTCGGGTAATTATCCCGGATTTTCGCTTGTTGGAGAGGAAATGATGGTTGTTTGGGAAACTGTGGCAAAGTTAGGCTTGCGGGTAATTATCGATACTGGCGATATTTTTAATAACGGTTATCAAGTTGAAAATTTGAGGTCGATAGCAGAACGTTTTACTGAAACTAAAATGCTGATTGAACACCTGGGATTTTATCGCAATGATATTGATGAGCGCGCAATGGGTCGACGAAATGAAATGCTTCAGCTCGGCAAAGAGCTGGAGAATGTGTATTTCGGATTTTCTTCCACAGCAGCTTTTATTAACGATGATTATCCATGCCCAAAAGCACTGAAGTTACTTCAACAGGCTGTTGAGATTGTTGGCGCTAAAAAAATTCTTTGGGGGAGCGATATCCCTTCAACCTTGAAAAAATATACCTATCAACAATTGGTTGATGTGGTAGCAAAGGATGCTGGATTTTTGTCTGAAAAAGAAAAATACGCAATTCTAAATGATAACGCGGAGACCTTCTTTTCCGGTTGA
- a CDS encoding AraC family transcriptional regulator, with product MNQQNKMPHTGDPSNVIQHFPKYQIQLLCCRHWWLEKWEFKELSFPYWRIYHNSSSGAVIIYNGKEYQLASNKVIMIPPNTSYATRLYNNRIPKAGYSLKGGRVNTNFSEETLHLDQYILHLFIHFNIGIPYDTFHPGIFCFDLTDHLLEKLQKIKRHLNYENAKFSFPISLALKSLITDLLAELPEESWNILTKNHRILESFNFIEQNINKDLNNSVLAENANMSTNAFIHLFSSETGMSPQKYIRQKRINQACILLHHSSFTIDQIAFKTGFANRYHFSKIFKEVSGLSPARYKKVLA from the coding sequence ATGAATCAGCAGAATAAGATGCCTCATACAGGTGATCCATCGAATGTTATACAGCATTTCCCGAAATACCAGATTCAACTATTATGTTGCCGTCACTGGTGGCTGGAAAAGTGGGAGTTTAAAGAATTATCATTCCCATACTGGCGAATCTACCATAACAGTTCAAGCGGGGCAGTAATTATATACAACGGAAAAGAATATCAACTTGCGTCAAACAAGGTAATTATGATACCACCGAATACTTCGTATGCCACCAGATTATATAATAATAGAATCCCAAAGGCTGGTTATTCGTTAAAGGGTGGTAGAGTAAATACCAACTTTTCTGAAGAAACGCTGCATTTAGATCAATATATTCTACATCTGTTTATTCATTTTAATATCGGAATACCATACGACACTTTTCATCCGGGTATTTTTTGCTTTGATTTAACCGATCATTTATTAGAGAAACTGCAAAAGATTAAACGCCATTTGAATTATGAAAACGCAAAATTCAGCTTCCCTATCAGTCTGGCGTTAAAATCGTTAATTACAGATTTGCTCGCAGAACTACCTGAAGAAAGTTGGAATATTCTAACAAAGAATCATCGAATTTTGGAAAGCTTTAATTTTATTGAACAAAATATTAATAAAGATCTGAATAATTCAGTTCTCGCTGAAAATGCAAATATGTCGACGAATGCATTTATTCATTTATTTTCTTCGGAAACAGGTATGTCACCTCAGAAATATATTCGTCAAAAACGGATTAACCAAGCGTGTATTTTGTTACATCATTCAAGTTTCACAATCGATCAAATTGCCTTTAAAACTGGTTTCGCGAACCGCTATCATTTTTCAAAGATTTTTAAAGAAGTTTCCGGTTTATCACCTGCCCGATATAAAAAGGTGTTAGCATAA